From the Leucobacter tenebrionis genome, one window contains:
- a CDS encoding HAD-IA family hydrolase, translating to MPLELPSPKYISFDVIGTLIYFEMRKTVEPFVKDQLDAEQLEQFFKDFSFIRYDEILEYRPYGEVLERSYRRICERYGLEAKPEHIAAIQRDIFEWGPHPDVVEPLKKMAEHFPLVALSNADDEYLNTFIPRLEAPFHAVYTAEGAKAYKPRVQAFDYMLDQLDASPEDFLHISSHQFYDHFPMYHLGFRNLAFLDRGYDLVHVPEYGSVRFTSLDEINTALGID from the coding sequence ATGCCCCTCGAACTGCCCAGCCCGAAGTACATCTCCTTCGACGTCATCGGCACGCTCATCTACTTCGAGATGCGCAAGACAGTGGAGCCCTTCGTGAAGGACCAGCTCGACGCGGAGCAGCTCGAGCAGTTCTTCAAGGACTTCAGCTTCATCCGCTACGACGAGATCCTCGAGTACCGCCCCTACGGCGAGGTGCTCGAGCGCTCCTACCGTCGCATCTGCGAGCGCTACGGTCTCGAGGCGAAGCCCGAGCACATCGCCGCGATCCAGCGCGACATCTTCGAGTGGGGCCCGCACCCCGACGTGGTCGAGCCGCTCAAGAAGATGGCCGAGCACTTCCCGCTCGTCGCCCTCTCCAACGCCGACGACGAGTACCTCAACACCTTCATCCCCCGCCTCGAGGCGCCCTTCCACGCGGTCTACACGGCCGAGGGCGCCAAGGCCTACAAGCCGCGCGTGCAGGCTTTCGACTACATGCTCGATCAGCTGGACGCCAGCCCCGAGGACTTCCTCCACATCTCATCGCACCAGTTCTACGACCACTTCCCGATGTACCACCTGGGGTTCCGCAACCTCGCCTTCCTCGACCGCGGCTACGACCTCGTACACGTGCCCGAGTACGGCTCGGTACGGTTCACCTCGCTCGACGAGATCAACACGGCGCTCGGCATCGACTGA
- the solA gene encoding N-methyl-L-tryptophan oxidase, which produces MSAREADVVIVGVGSVGSMAAWQLASRGLRVIGVDRFSIPGPFSSYAGESRIYRKVYSEGGHYTPILQRSQDLWRELERISGAALLHTVGALTIYDEHNPRLATLLAASADNGLEHELLRGDEARHRYPQHVIRDGDVTLFDPEGGYLSSEKAVIAALTEAERLGAEFLGNRKAHSVETHGDRYLVRTDQEEIIASRVVISQGNGAGAVCEALGTHLAVLPQVLTWFPMRNPAEFRREGMPVFLRRAEDGERSDGGARLYGFPSADGWTIKVSGSVYMDEVESMERPLVWEPEHIDPIRSWVREFMPDLIPEPVRVATCADGYLPDETALLGAVPGMEGVITAVGLSGHGFKMASGMGAIVADLAVDGATVTEVGFMNPARFLAPEARFTSLPLS; this is translated from the coding sequence ATGAGTGCGCGCGAAGCGGACGTCGTCATCGTAGGAGTCGGGTCGGTGGGTAGCATGGCTGCATGGCAGCTCGCCTCCCGGGGGCTGCGGGTCATCGGGGTCGACCGATTCTCCATTCCGGGACCCTTCTCCTCCTACGCCGGGGAGTCCCGCATCTACCGCAAGGTGTACTCGGAGGGCGGGCACTACACACCCATCCTGCAGCGCTCGCAGGATCTCTGGCGCGAGCTGGAGCGGATCAGCGGCGCCGCCCTGCTCCACACCGTCGGCGCACTGACGATCTACGATGAGCACAACCCTCGCCTGGCGACGCTCCTGGCCGCGAGTGCGGACAACGGGCTCGAGCATGAGCTGCTCAGGGGCGACGAGGCGAGGCACCGGTACCCCCAGCATGTGATCCGGGACGGCGACGTGACGCTCTTCGATCCCGAGGGCGGGTACCTGAGTTCCGAGAAGGCCGTCATCGCGGCGCTCACGGAGGCCGAACGGCTCGGCGCCGAGTTCCTGGGCAACCGGAAGGCGCACAGCGTCGAGACCCACGGCGACCGTTACCTCGTCCGCACAGACCAGGAGGAGATCATCGCCTCCCGGGTGGTCATCTCGCAGGGCAACGGCGCCGGTGCGGTCTGCGAGGCGCTCGGCACCCACCTCGCGGTGCTGCCCCAGGTCCTGACCTGGTTCCCCATGCGCAACCCGGCGGAGTTCCGCCGCGAGGGCATGCCGGTCTTTCTGCGGCGCGCGGAGGATGGCGAGCGATCTGACGGCGGCGCCCGCCTCTACGGTTTCCCGAGCGCCGACGGCTGGACGATCAAGGTCTCCGGCAGCGTCTACATGGACGAGGTCGAGTCGATGGAGCGACCTCTCGTGTGGGAGCCCGAGCACATCGACCCCATCCGGTCGTGGGTGCGGGAGTTCATGCCGGATCTGATCCCGGAGCCGGTGCGCGTAGCGACCTGCGCCGACGGCTACCTGCCTGACGAGACCGCCCTGCTGGGCGCGGTTCCGGGCATGGAGGGGGTCATCACGGCGGTGGGGCTCTCGGGCCACGGCTTCAAGATGGCCTCCGGGATGGGAGCGATCGTCGCCGATCTGGCGGTGGACGGGGCCACGGTCACCGAGGTCGGATTCATGAACCCGGCCAGGTTCCTCGCGCCCGAGGCGCGGTTCACGTCGCTGCCGCTGAGCTGA
- a CDS encoding haloacid dehalogenase type II, which produces MSESPAPLSPKFISFDMLGTLIKLEWRETAAELVRDVVGEEAAPRFARDFSIFRDAEVIGAYKVYTRVIRDSWQRTCNKWRIQFKQSDVDALIDALGTWGPHPDVVEPLQRLAAEYPLVIYTNHCDALVMRNVEKLGVDFHRVFTAEQGRAYKPNYAAFHYMFDQLDAQPMDLLHVSAHLWFDWLPGQQLGMKNQAYIDRGFDPDIRGVNAWIDTLAGVADRVGA; this is translated from the coding sequence ATGTCTGAATCCCCTGCCCCGCTGAGCCCGAAGTTCATCAGCTTCGACATGCTCGGCACGCTCATCAAGCTCGAGTGGCGCGAGACGGCTGCGGAGCTCGTCCGCGATGTCGTCGGCGAGGAGGCCGCCCCGAGGTTCGCGCGCGACTTCAGCATCTTCCGCGACGCCGAGGTGATCGGCGCGTACAAGGTCTACACACGCGTGATCCGCGACTCCTGGCAGCGCACCTGCAACAAGTGGAGGATCCAGTTCAAGCAGAGCGACGTCGACGCGCTCATCGACGCCCTCGGCACGTGGGGGCCGCACCCCGACGTGGTCGAGCCGCTGCAGCGCCTCGCGGCTGAATACCCGCTCGTGATCTACACGAACCACTGCGACGCCCTCGTGATGCGCAACGTCGAGAAGCTCGGCGTCGACTTCCACCGGGTGTTCACGGCCGAGCAGGGTCGGGCGTACAAACCCAACTACGCCGCGTTCCACTACATGTTCGACCAGCTCGACGCGCAGCCGATGGATCTGCTGCACGTCTCGGCCCACCTGTGGTTCGACTGGCTGCCCGGCCAGCAGCTCGGCATGAAGAACCAGGCCTACATCGACCGCGGCTTCGACCCAGATATCAGGGGTGTGAACGCGTGGATCGACACCCTGGCGGGTGTGGCCGACCGCGTCGGGGCCTGA